A region of the Apium graveolens cultivar Ventura chromosome 6, ASM990537v1, whole genome shotgun sequence genome:
cacatggatttgtttggaccagtcaatatattatCAATATCAAAGAAAAGTATTtcctagtgattgtggatgattttttaaagttctcatggacatattttcttggatccaaagatgaagcaagtgaaatcattatcaatcatataaggcaagtcaacaatcatcctgatctcaaagtaagaagaattaagaatgacaatggaactgagttcaagaattctatcatgaggTTATTCTGTGAaaaaaatggaatcatgcatgagtcCTCAGATGCAAAGAcaccataacaaaatggagtggttgagaaAAAGAATAGATCATTGGTTGAAGCAGCTAGAACAATGCTAAAAGAATCAAAGTTatcaacatatttttgggctgaggctgtaaacactgcatgctacactcagaatatttctttaattaatcaagccaaatgcatgcaagtgttatattctaaggaatcaaactgatcaatatggaaagtttgatgccaaagatgatgaaggcatttttgaTGGATATGATGTTGGGAAAGCGTATAGGGTCcataatctaagaaccaacattgtaatggaatctgtacatgttatgtttgatgataaaaagattgaaggactaacagatgaaggtttccatgaaagtctcaaatttgataatgttgagatatATTGTCACGCCCAAAACATTTACAAAAgacaatatacgagtaattacagtagttaacaaaaggaaataaatacatctgaatccaaaatctttacagtttagggtttggaacaacccaacactattaactattacaacctgattccaatatcgagtcctcacacacaaaatcactaactacctaagctcgaacatacggatcggcatcacaagtcttacacgctgtctgcttgaatctaaccatatctgctagctataatatcagggtaagcaagtagtgagccaaaagctcaacaagcgttataatatacataaacaataataatacattaacaatggaacagaaagattcaacaatatagtatcaagagataaactttcaggatgatggcatcttttattataataaaaccattcaaaaccatttccttatcaaaaaccattttatgatgctacggattacagccggtgattagccgcgaagtaacccgaacctcgctgggttctagaacattaatgggatccctaggcaacctttaagcctaaATACTAATAGCGGAAAGaacttgcgtctcagtccagatccactatttaaagaaagtatttgtccccctttgggactgaaaaaccactttttaactttttattttaaaaactgatgccaagtggcggttaatttcttaaacagtgagcatctttatcaagggttctagatcaattttgaagcacagggaataggtccactaaatttcaaggccataatcaactagactatactttattaagggaattgcaaggtttttattcacaaggaatttgacaatgtgatttagcagggttatcggatagtatgaaggaactaagtcaaactaggttcaaggtaatggtttcagataagacataggttttgaaatataaagaaggtgagaatcagttcaaagtataacagggtatcatgttttaggatTAAGAATAGGgctatcaagcaatcatgaacgacttttaagggataactgacttttaggtatcaagataaggttattgagtataacttgcatagggttccacatcacaattacttggtatattagcatggtacgacttttgaattacttgcatagaaatctccaagaaaAGTTAAACTAATTACAATAGATACATGAGGGTTCATGGTGTTttcatataatacgaaagataaatttgaaaccacttggatcatatatatcaaggtgaattagaatactaCTATAAgactcccactttaaaaccacgaattaaatctcaaccaagtcaaatttactactataagactctaaactaaggcctcaaccaataatggagatcatccatgccctatagtaccaacatgcaaaataaaacttaacatacaactcaagatgatcactaaatcaagttcgactaaacaagagggttattagctcataaatttgacttaaaatacttaactacttTAAAATATCATGCACACTAcccttttaacaactaagatcaagcatAATATCAACGAAACAATTCattttaagcacatataaggtcgaatttaacacaaactaagcatgcatgtacattttcgaaaagaagagcatatataacatgattatacttgaaaataatgccctatctctaacatgaaaagtagaatatgacttttcaactaaagatcagtagcatgcaaaggtttttgTAAAGCATGATGTACTATAATGGATAATGAGATGATATAACTCAACTTAGGACAAGAAACTAGTAAATAATATTAACTATATAACACAAGAATCCAGAAGAAGAATGATCAGACACATACAAGAATAAGAACACAGTATTACAAGTGCAAGTCCATTTGAAGTCATACAAAGAAGATCATTCAGTGATCAGGCCTCTGTGAAGAATAAACAATTAGAGGACTTGTTGTTTTAATATAGTTGAAGATTCAAGTATAAAAATCAAGTGATTCCAGTGGAAAATAATCTATAGAACTCAAGTCAGAATTCATTAACAAGGAACAATTAGAAAGGATGAGGATATTCAATTCAGGGCtagtcgtttgtgaaccagaccagtgcactaaGCGTCAGGATTCCAGGATTGGTCATTCAAGTCTACAAAAGAAGTGTTAAGTGAATTCAAGATCATACAAAATAATGTAttcagaattgaagaaaagaagaagaaggagTGAAAATATTCTAAGGCATAGAAGTTGATTTTCAACTAGTAGAATTCGACTTGTATGAAGTCGACTAGTGGAAAATCAACTAGTGGAATGTTATTCTACTAGTCGATTTCTGACTTCTCCAAAATCGACTTCTGCTTAATTAGAATATTCTCCAAGTGCTACACATGTATAGAATTCGACTTCTATATTCTACTAGTCGAATTTCATCAAGTTCAAATTCGACTACTAAGAAGGAATGCAAATTCGACTACTAGGGACTTGGGTTATTTTGAAATGCAGCAAATTAAAATGCTTGGACCAGAAGAAGCCATGTATTCAATTTGGTTTTAAGTCTACAATAAAACAGAAATCTCAGCATTCATTCAAAAGAGGAATCTTCACCAGCAAACTGAGAAGCTTTTATGGAGAGCATTACGGAGCATTCAAGTTCATATTAATTAAATTGTAACTGTACTGTTGTGTTGTTGTAATTTCTGTAGAAGTTAATcaattgattagattgtagcaacatTAAGGTTTATATCAATCGAAATATATTCCTTGAATTTTGTTGTGTTTTTACTTTTAGGCATAAACTAAGAACTTGTTTTGAATCGGAATTAATTGgtggtatcgtattcaacccccccccttctacgatacctTTGGACcaaacaattggtatcagattcgtttgattgacatacaaatcaagatccgaaAGTTTAGACCAAAAcaagctcactcttgcaaattttttaattttcaaaattttctattTCTTGAACTTattgaatcttaaataatttaatcatGAGTTCTCAAAAAGTTGGAAGTATTAAGGTACCAAAGTTTGACAAAGAAAATTATAatctatggaagaaaaagatgattctCTATCTCAAGGCTGCGAACCCTGATTACATGGAAATTCTGAATGACGGCCCACACATACCTGAAATGGTTGATCCTGATAATGAACGACATACCATTCCTAACCTAAAATCTGACTGGACTACAAAGGAAAAGCAATTAGTTGCCCTAGATGACAGTCTACAGctgatattgatagattccatggaCTTTGACACGTGTCACCAAATTCTTGTTTGTGAAAGTGGCAAACAAATGTGGGACACAATTGAACTGTTAATGGAAGGTACTGAAGATGTGAGAGAGAATCGCCTTGACATGTTAACTACTCAATATGAAGCCTTCAGGTCTCTCCCGGGTGAAGGTGTAACCTCAGTTTATGAAAGACTGAATAGGCTGTTAAATGAAATGAGTCTTCATGGAAAGAAGTATGCACAGCATGAAATCAACAGAAAGGTTTTGTTGACACTCCCTTCACATCTGGACAACATGGTAGAAACAATTCGTGAACGAGTGGACTTCAAGACCATGAAATTGGAAAAGGTGTATGGAAGAATGAAGACTCATGAGATGGAGTTAGACTAGAAGAGGATCATATATGGAAACAAATCCAGTGATGCTAAAAATGCTGAGTTGCTGAGAACAACTGCACTGGTTGCAAGCAAGCATGGAGACCTGGATATCACTGTTGAGAAGGCCAAGTCTCAAACAAATGTGCTTTTTGAGGCTGAAGTGGATGATGGAAATCTGACTGGGGATCCTAGTGACTACTACACCATGGAAGAATTAAAACAGATGGAAGATCCTATAATGGAAAATCTAGCAGGGATGTTCAGCAATATGAGATTCAGAAGGAAGAAAGGTTTCAGGGGCTCAGGGAGCAGTAGCAGAGGGCAGAGATCCAACTCATACTCCAGTTTTGGATATAAAACTGGAATGGTTGACATAAAAAAattcaaatgctataattgtgatgaggTTGGACACTTTTCCAGTGAATGCAGGAAGCCTCAACAATCAAAAGACAAGGGCAAAAGGGTTCAGAAAAGGGATTCAGGGAAATCCAAAAAGTATCCAATCAAGTCCTACATTGCTGAAgaaaaaagctgggatgatacagatgatgaagaggaagaaTATGGAAATCTTGCATTGATGGCAGAATCAACTCCTCAAGTATCTATATCACCCCCTGCTAAAATTTCTGATAATGCTAACTGTATAGCTTTTAAAGAACTTGCTCAAGTATATTCTGATAAACTTTCCTAGATAGACCTAATGTAGAATGTAGTGACAAGTTAtgtgctgaaaactacaatgtGCTTAGGTTGAGATATAGGACTTGTTGCTTATCCCTAAGATGTTCAGAAGGTACTGCTAGTGACTTAAAGAAAGAACTAGAAAAGATCAAAATTGAAAATGATAAGCTAGTTCTCACCAATGTTTCTATAGAAGACCTTAAAACAAGAAATCAATATCTGGAACTTAGAGATAAAAAACATGTTGATACTATAGAAGGAAAGGATGAGAAGATAAAGGAATTAGAAACTAAGCTTCAGGCTTATGCTAATTCTGCTAATCTTGCAAAGGAACTCATATCTAGTCAAGTTGTAAGTGGAAAACTTGGAATTGGACTAGATTATGATGAACTTAGGAAATCTAGTAAGAAACATGTGGGGGATAATGAACCTGTAATAAAAGTTATTAATCCACCAGATACACCACATGTTCTGAAGAATGCTAAGAAACCTTTGTTCAAGAAGGCATCTTCTGAACCTTTTAATGAGGAGAATTTGTTCattcatcatgagatgcttgttgaAGATCTTGAAAAGATAAAAGATAAAAATGCTAAGAAATCTGATAAACAAGCATCCCCTGAAAGTGAACAAACTACTGCAGGACTAGGTTTTAGTTCCACCACTAAATCTAGTAAGAATAGAAATGGCAGAACAGGAAAGGATGGCCCTAGAAAGGTGTGTAATAACTGTGGATCCACTGGACACCTATCTCATGCATGTAAAAAGGTTAAAGTGGACAAAGTAAAAAATGTTAATATGCATACCATGCCTAGTGTTCCTAAATCTTCCAAGTGTGATAAGACTGCTTGCATGTCATGTGTTGTTTCATTCATGAAAACGTATCTTGATTACACACACTCACACAATGCATGCCATGATCATGATAATCATATGCATAAGGACAAGAGTAAGTCAAAGACTACAAGCCCTCCTAGTGCTAGGAAAGAGGCTACCTTCACCAAGACCAAAAGCAAAGCTAATGGTCCTTCCAAGGGTATTAAGGACACAGTCAATGACAATGTAAAGCATGTTGAATCTGTCAAGAATGTTAAGAAATCTGCTAGATATGCATATGTTCCTAAGTACCCTGGACCCAACATGGTTTAGGTACCAAAGAAATCTTAATCTCCTTTGTATACAGGGCATAAAGAagaagaaggtcatgtggattctggacaatggatgttcgaggcatatgactggagatagagccctgctatcaaaggtggttgagaaagctggcccagtggttacctttggagatgacagcaaaggttatacaaCGGGATATGGGTGTTTGGAAATTGGAAATATCATCATAGAAGAAATCTCTCTGGTTGATGGTCTTATGCATAATCTCCTAAGCATAAGTCAATTATGTGACAAAGGATGTGATGTGTTGTTCAAGAAGGAGAAGTGTTTGATCACTAATCAGAATAATGAAAGGCTTGATCTTAATGGAGTAAGAAAAGGTGATTTGTTTGTAGCTGACTGGAATTCTGCAGAAGATGGTCAAGTAATGTGCTTCTACAGTAAAGCATCTGCAAATGACAGCTGGCTATGGCATAGGAAGCTCTacacttgaatttcaagataatgaattCTCTAGTGAAAAGAGAGTTGGTGAGAGGATTACCTGAGATGGAATTCAGCTCTGAAGGGCtatgtgaagcatgtgaaaaaggaaaatcaaagaaagcatcacacaagaagaagacaGTATCTGATATAGCTGAACCActacaactccttcacatggatttgtttggaccagtgaatgtcatatatatgtcaagaaagaaatatggaTTAGTGATAGTGGATGATTTttctagatacacatgggtgttattcttgcattcaaaggatgaagcacctgaCATGAttattgatcatatcaagaagaTTGAAGTAGAAGATGGAGTGCCTGTGAGATGCATAAGGtctgacaatggaacagaattcaagaatgcaaaGTTAAATGACTTCTGTGTGGAAAAGGGCATCTCAAGACAGTACTCAGCACCAAGGACTACTCAGAAAAATGaggtagttgaaaggaagaatcgtactttggttgaagctgctagaactaTGTTGAATGAAGCAAATCTTCctacatacttttgggctgaaggtGTCAGCActacatgttatactcagaacagaACCCTGATTAACAGAATGTATGAGAAGACTCCATATGAGCTGATGGCAAACAAGAAACCATAtgtcaaatactttcatgtatttgaaGAAAAATGATATGTCCTTAAAGATAATTAGTTGATTGgcaagtttgat
Encoded here:
- the LOC141665773 gene encoding uncharacterized protein LOC141665773; its protein translation is MSSQKVGSIKVPKFDKENYNLWKKKMILYLKAANPDYMEILNDGPHIPEMVDPDNERHTIPNLKSDWTTKEKQLVALDDSLQLILIDSMDFDTCHQILVCESGKQMWDTIELLMEGTEDVRENRLDMLTTQYEAFRSLPGEGVTSVYERLNRLLNEMSLHGKKYAQHEINRKVLLTLPSHLDNMVETIRERVDFKTMKLEKVYGRMKTHEMDKHGDLDITVEKAKSQTNVLFEAEVDDGNLTGDPSDYYTMEELKQMEDPIMENLAGMFSNMRFRRKKGFRGSGSSSRGQRSNSYSSFGYKTGMVDIKKFKCYNCDEVGHFSSECRKPQQSKDKGKRVQKRDSGKSKKYPIKSYIAEEKSWDDTDDEEEEYGNLALMAESTPQVSISPPAKISDNANYRPNVECSDKLCAENYNVLRLRYRTCCLSLRCSEGTASDLKKELEKIKIENDKLVLTNVSIEDLKTRNQYLELRDKKHVDTIEGKDEKIKELETKLQAYANSANLAKELISSQVVSGKLGIGLDYDELRKSSKKHVGDNEPVIKVINPPDTPHVLKNAKKPLFKKASSEPFNEENLFIHHEMLVEDLEKIKDKNAKKSDKQASPESEQTTAGLGFSSTTKSSKNRNGRTGKDGPRKVCNNCGSTGHLSHACKKVKVDKVKNVNMHTMPSVPKSSKCDKTACMSCVVSFMKTYLDYTHSHNACHDHDNHMHKDKSKSKTTSPPSARKEATFTKTKSKANGPSKGIKDTVNDNVKHVESVKNVKKSARYAYVPKYPGPNMDEAPDMIIDHIKKIEVEDGVPVRCIRSDNGTEFKNAKLNDFCVEKGISRQYSAPRTTQKNEVVERKNRTLVEAARTMLNEANLPTYFWAEGVSTTCYTQNRTLINRMYEKTPYELMANKKPYVKYFHVFEEK